AGAACTCCACGTCGTCCACGTACTGGCGCGCCAGCGCCACGTGCTTGCGCACCGACTCCAGGACCTGCTCGCGGGTCATGCGCAGCTTGTGCTCGCGGTGCAGCGGGCTGGTCGACAGGAACACGTGCAGGCGCGGATTGGCCGCCGCTTCCAGCGCCCGCGCCGAGGTCTCGATGTCGGCGGCCAGGCAGCGTGACAGCACCGCCAGGGTCGGCGTGCGCAGCTCGCGGCCGATCAGCGCCATCGCCTCGCGGTCGGACTGCGAGCTGGCCGGGAAGCCGGTCTCGATGATGTCCACGCCCAGCTCGGCCAGGGCGCGCGCCATCACCAGCTTCTGCGGCGGGGTCATGCTGCAGCCGGGGGATTGCTCGCCGTCGCGCAGGGTGGTGTCGAAAATGCGGATGCGGGGGGTCTGGGAAGAAACGGAAGTGTTCACCAGATGGGTTCCTCTACGGCGGCGGTGGCTTGCGGATGGGGATGCGGGGACGGCGCGATGCGGGCAGGGGCGGGCGGGGCGGGACGTTGGCTGCGAAGTCGCTCGGCGCTGCGGCGGCGCGGCTTGCGCGGCGGGCGCGGGCGCACCTCCGACAGCAGCGTCGCCAGCACGCCGGCGTCGATGTTGCCACCGGACACCACCGCGCACTTGCGCTTGCCGGCGACGCGGCGCCCGGCCGCCAGGGCCAGCGCGCCGGCGCCCTCGGCGATGACGTGCTCCTCCAGCGCCAGGCGGACCAGCGTTTCGCGCAGTTCCGCCTCGCGCACGATCACCACATCGTCGAGCAGGCTGGCGCACAGCCGGCGGGTGATGAACCCGGGGATTTTAACCTTGACGCCGTCGGCCAGGGTGGGCACCGGATCCACGGCGCGGACGTCGCCGCGGATCGCCCGCGCCATCGAGTCCACGCCTTCGACCTGGGCACCGACCACGCGCACGCCCTGCGAGCGCAGCGCCAGGGCCACGCCGGAGGCCAGGCCGCCGCCGCCGATCGGCACGATCACCACGTCCGGGGCGTGCGCGGCCAGTTCGATGCCGACGGTGCCCTGGCCGGCGATCACGTCCGGGTCGTCGAAGGCGGACAGGAAGCGGTAGCCGTTCTGCTCGGCCAGCTCGCGGGCGAAGGCGAAGGCCTCGTCGTAGCTGTTGCCGTGCTGGCGCACGGTGGCGCCCCAGTGCGCGACGCCTGCGATCTTGGTCTGCGGTGCGCCGTGCGGCATCACCGTGATCGCCTGCACGCCCAGGCGGTGCGCGGCCCAGGCCACGCCCTGCGCGTGGTTGCCGGCGGAGGCGCAGATCACCGCGCGCTCGTCGCCGCGTTCCAGCCCGGCCAGCAGCGCGTTGAGCGCGCCGCGCACTTTGTAGGAGCCAGTGCGCTGCAGGTTCTCCAGTTTCAGCCAGACGCCGAAGCGCTCGGCGTAATGCACCGGCGTCGGCGACAGATAACGGCGCAGCCGCGCCTGCGCGGCCAGCACGTCGGCCACGCTGACGGCGACGTGGCCTACATCCGGCTCCTGCGCAGGGCGGCCGGCGTCAGACATGGTGGGGCCGGGAGCGGGGAGTGGGGAGTGGGGATGCGCAGCGGGAATCCTGGGCGCAGGAGAGAAGAAGCGACCTCCGTTGAAGAAGATGCCTCCGCATGGCAGCACGGCGCTGGCGCGGCAGGACCGCCAGGCACGCCGGGACGTTGGGATGCGCGCCCAATCCCGACTCCCCACTCCCGAATCCCGGCGCCATCACGCTACGCCGTCCAGCGCGGTCACGCGCACCGATTCGCAGTCGTAGACCTTCTCCATCTGCAGGCGCAGGGTCTCGCCGGGACGGTTGCCGTCCACCACCAGTTGCAGGTGCCAGCGGCCGGCGTCCTCGGCCACCGGCGCACCGCTGATCGAGATCGGCGCGAAGCCGCGGCGTTCGGCCATGCCGATCGCGCGCAGCAGGGCGCCGTCGATCGGTTTCAGCACCAGGTCAAGCTGGTAACGCATGTGTCGTCTCCTGGCGCTGGGTCGCGGGATTGCTTTCCAGCATGGTGCTGTTGGCGGTGTTCGGCGGCACCAGCGGCCACACGTTGGCGCGTGCGTCGATGGCCACGTGCAGCAGCGCCGGGCCCGGCTGCGCCAGCAGCTCGGCCAGCGCGTCGTCGACCTGGCCGCGCGCGGTGATGCGCTTGGCCGGGATGCCGAACACCTGCGCCAGCGCGGCGAAATCCGGGTTGTCGGACAGGTCGATCTCGCTGTAGCGCTCGGCGAAGAACAGTTCCTGCCACTGCCGCACCATGCCCAGCGAACTGTTGTCCAGCAGCACGATCTTCACCGGCAGCTTGCAGCGGGCGATGGTGACCAGCTCCTGCACGTTCATCATGAAGCTGCCGTCGCCGCTGACCAGCACCACGGTGCGGTCGGGGCAGGCGAACTGCGCGCCCATCGCCGCCGGCAGGCCGAAGCCCATGGTGCCCAGCGCGCCGCTGGTCAGGTGATTGCGCGGGTGGTTGAAGCGGCAGTGCTGGGCGACCCACATCTGGTGCTGGCCGACGTCGCAGGCGATCACGGTGTCGGCCGGGGCCAGTTCGCTCAGCCGCTTCAGCAGGCCGGGCGCGTAGATGTCCTGCCCGGGCGCGTCGTAGCGCGCGCCGAACTTCTCGCGGTGGGCGACGCAGCGTGCGTGCCACGGTTCGCAGGTGCTGGTGGCCGCGGCCAGCGCGCGCAGCGACTGCGCCACGTCGCCGGGCACGGCGATATCGGCCTGGCGCAGCTTGGAGATCTCGCAGGCGTCGGCGTCCAGGTGGATGACCCGGGCGAACGGCGCGAATTCGGCCAGCTTGCCGGTGGCGCGGTCGTCGAAGCGCGCGCCGACCACGATCAGCAGGTCCGACTCCTGCACCGCCATGTTGGCGGCGCGGGTGCCGTGCATGCCGAGCATGCCCAGGTAATGCGGGTGCGCGTGCGGCAATGCGCCCAGGCCGCGCAGGGTCAGCACGGTGGGGATGCGGGTGGCCTCGACGAACTGGCGGAACGCGTCCACCGCATCGCCCAGGGCGATGCCGCCGCCGCCGTAGATCACCGGCTTCTCGGCGCCGGCGATCGCCGCCAGCGCCTCGGCCAGCACCGCGTCCTGCGGCGCCGGCGGGGTCGGCACCGCCGCCGGCACGTGCGCCGGCAGATGCGCGGCATCGGCCAGTTGCACGTCCTTGGGCAGGTCGATCAGCACCGGCCCCGGCCGCCCCTCGCGGGCGATGCGGAACGCGTCGCGCAGCACCTGCGGCAGGTCGTCCACGTGCCGCACCAGGAAGCTGTGCTTGACGATCGGCAGGGTCAGCCCGAACACGTCCAGTTCCTGGAACGCGTCGGTGCCAAGCAGCGGCGTGGCGACCTGCCCGGTCAGGCAGATCATCGGCACCGAGTCGAGCATCGCATCGGCAATGCCGGTGACCAGGTTGGACGCGCCCGGGCCGGACGTGGCGACGCACACGCCGACCCGTCCGCTGGCGCGGGCGTAGCCGTTGGCGGCCAGCGCCGCGCCCTGTTCGTGGCGGACCAGGATGTGCTTGAGCTGGCTGTCTACCAGCGCGTCGTAGAACGGCATGATGGTGCCGCCCGGATAGCCGAACAGCGTGTCCACGCCTTCGGCTTCCAGGGCCTGCGTCAGCCAGCGCGCGCCGTTGCGGGGCGTGCCGTGAGCGGAGGAGTTCATACGGTGGCGACCTTTCGGTGGAAGCGGGTGGGGGAGCCGCGGGTTACGCGGCCTTGGTGCCGCCGGCGGCCGGTGCGGCAGCGGCGTCGCCGTTGAGCCACACCATCTTGGCGCGCAGCTGCTTGCCGACCGTTTCGATCGGGTGGTCCAGATCGGCCTGCTTGAACTTCTTGTAGTTCGGCAGGCCGGCGTCGTACTCGGCCACCCAGTTCTTGGTGAAGGTGCCGTTCTGGATGTCGGTCAGCACGTCGCGCATGCGCTCCTTGGTGGCCGCGTCGATCACCCGCGGGCCGCTGACGTAGTCGCCGTACTGCGCGGTCTCGGAGACGAACTCGAGCATGCGGGTGATGCCGCCTTCGTAGAACAGGTCGACGATCAGCTTCAGTTCGTGCAGCACTTCGTAGTAGGCGATTTCCGGCTGGTAGCCGGCTTCCACCAGCACTTCGAAGCCGGCCTGCACCAGCGACGAGGCGCCGCCGCACAGAACCGCCTGCTCGCCGAACAGATCGGTCTCGGTCTCTTCCTTGAAGGTGGTCTTGATCAGGTTGGCGCGCGCGCCGCCCAGGCCGGCGGCGTATTCCAGCGCGAACTGCTCGGCCTTGCCGCTCTTGTCCTGGTACACCGCCCAGATGCACGGCACGCCGCGGCCGATCTCGTACTCGCGGCGCACCAGCGCGCCCGGGCCCTTCGGCGCGACCAGCACCACGTCCAGGTCGGCGCGCGGCTTGATCATGTCGAAGTGCACGTTCAGGCCATGCGCGAACAGCAGGCAGGCGCCCTGCTTCATGTTCGGCGCCAGCACCTCCTCGTACAGCTTCTTCTGCACCATGTCCGGGGTCAGCACCGCGACCAGGTCGGCGTCCTTGACCGCCTCGGCGGGGCTCTTCACCACGAAGCCGTCGGCCTGCGCCTTGGCTTCGGTCGGGCCGCCGGCACGCAGGCCGATGGTGACGTCGAAGCCGGACTCGCGCAGGTTCAGCGCGTGCGCGCGGCCCTGGCTGCCGTAACCGACGATGGCGATCTTGGTGGTGGGCTGGGCGGAACTGGTCATGGGGCGGATGTCCTTGAACGGTGTTGGAGTGGAGAGGGGTCTTGCATTCGTGGTCACTGAAACGAAAAACCCCGCGCCGTTGCCGGTGCGGGGTCTGATCGAATCCTGGCTGCTTGTCGCTTACACGCCGGTTCGTCCCGCACTTGTGGGCGAGGTAATAAGCACGAGTACGAGGAGCGGCGCGGCAGCGTCCGCGCGCAATGCGGCGGGCTGGTGGGTCGGCTTCGGGCGGGTGTGGCGTTGCAACATGCAGCGAGATAAACATGGGCTTTGCGCGACTGTCAACTGTGTCGCGGGCCCTTCTGCACGAATGTGCCGAAAGCCGCGCCAGCACTGCATGGTTACGCATGAAACGGAGGCGGCGCGGGCGGCGAATGGCGCCAATTGCGCGGAAATCCGGCGATTGCCGATGGCGCGATGTGCGCGCGTGCGCGGCGCCGCCCGCCGCACTCGGGTACGGTGGGCGTCCCTGTTTCCGGAGAGCCGCGCATGTCCGTCTCGCTTCCTTCCCTGGCGCGCCTGGCGCTGGCCTTGGCGCTGGCCACGTCGCTGCCGGCGCAGGCCGCCGACCGCATCACCGGCCAGCCGTTCGCCACCCGCTCGGAAGTGATCGCTCCGCACGCGATGGCCGCCACCTCGCAGCCGCTGGCCACGCAGGTCGCGCTGGACACGATGCGCGATGGCGGTTCGGCGGTGGACGCGGCGATCGCCGCCAACGCCGCGCTGGGGCTGATGGAGCCGACCGGCAATGGCGTCGGCGGCGACCTGTTCGCCATCGTCTGGGATCCGAAGACGCAGAAGCTGTACGGCTACAACGGCTCCGGCCGCTCGCCCAAGGCACTGACCCTGGCCGAGTTCCAGCGCCGCGGGCTGAAGGAGATCCCGGCCACCGGCCCGCTGCCGGTGTCGGTGCCCGGCGCGGTCGACGGCTGGTTCGCGCTGCATGAGCGTTTCGGGCGCAGGACGATGGCGCAGAACCTGGCGCCTGCGATCCGCTACGCCCGCGACGGCCATCCGGTGGCCGAGACCATCGCCTACTACTGGGGCCTTTCGGTGCCGCGGCTGTCGCAGTACCCCGGCTTCAAGGAGCAGTTCACCATCGACGGCCGCGCCCCGCGCAAGGGCGAGCTGTGGAAGAACCCGAACCTGGCCAACACCCTGCAGCAGATCGCCGACGGCGGCCGCGACGCGTTCTACAAGGGGCCGATCGCGCGCACCATCGATGCCTACTTCAAGGCCAATGGCGGCTTCCTGCGCTACGAGGACCTGGCCAGCCACCACGGCGAATGGGTCGAGCCGGTGTCCACCAACTACCGCGGCTACGACGTGTGGGAACTGCCGCCCAACAGCCAGGGCATCGCCGCGCTGCAGATGCTCAACATCCTGGAGGGCTACGACTTCTCCAGGATCCCGTTCGGCTCGGCCGAACACGTGCACCTGTTCACCGAGGCCAAGAAGCTGGCCTTCGCCGACCGCGCGCGGTTCTATGCCGACCCGGCGTTCCAGCCGGCGCCGCTGGCGCGGCTGATCTCCAAGGACTACGCCGCGCAGCGGCGCGCGCTGATCTCGATGGACCGCGCGCTGAAGCAGGTGCAGCCGGGCACGCCGAAGCAGCTGGAAGAGGGCGACACCATCTACCTGACCGTGGCCGATGCCGACGGCATGATGGTGTCGCTGATCCAGTCCAACTACCGCGGCATGGGCAGCGGCATGGCGCCGCCGAGGCTGGGCTTCATCCTGCAGGACCGCGGCGAGATGTTCGTGCTGCAGAAGGATCATCCCAACGGCTACGCGCCGGGCAAGCGTCCGTTCCAGACCATCATCCCCGCGTTCGTGACCAAGGACGGCAAGCCGTGGCTGAGCTTCGGCGTGATGGGCGGGGCGATGCAGCCGCAGGGCCACGTGCAGATCCTGATGAACCTGATCGATTTCCACATGAACCTGCAGGAGGCCGGCGACGCGCCGCGGATCCAGCACGATGGCTCCACCGAGCCGACCGGGCAGGCCACCGCGATGCGCGACGGCGGCGAGCTGAACCTGGAGACCGGCTTTTCCTACGACACGATCCGCGCGCTGATGCGCAAGGGTCACCGGGTGATCTTCGCCGACGGCCCGTATGGCGGCTACCAGGCGATCGCGCGCGATCCGGACAGCGGCGTGTACTACGGCGCCTCGGAGAGCCGCAAGGACGGACAGGCCGCCGGGTATTGAGGAAACGCCGCAACTGGGCCCGGGGCTCGGGGCCCGCAAAAGCGAGGGCGTCATACACAACGCGATCCGGCCGCTACGTCCGGTTCGCGCGCGCCAGGCGGCGATCGTGCGCCGCGCGACCACCTCGGCGTGATGCCGCGGCGGGCGTCCTGGCCGCCGACCCATGATGGCGATCCCGTTTGCGCGTGCGGCGGCTGCAACGGCAGGTGGGCGACCCGATACCATGGCCGCAGCACCGAGGAAGACGCCGATGGCCTTGTTCTCACGCAGTCCCGATGCCGACGCCGCGCCCGTTGCCGGTTTGCCGGATGCCCCGATCGCGCTGTTGCGGCTGGAGCCCGACGGTCGCGTGAGTGCCGCCAACCGTGCCGCCCTGGACCTGCTGGGCGTCCCGGCCGAAACGCTGCTTGGCGCCGCCAGCGAGGCGGTCTGGGGCTTGCCGCTGTCCGCCCTGGTCGACAGCGAAGGCAGTTGGCAGGCGCCGGGGGGCGATCCCGCGCGTCGCGTGCGCTACCAGCGCGACCGCGATCGTGGCGGCCAGGGCTGGCTGCTGTCGCTGCCGCATCCGGAAACCGCGGCACTGTTGCGCGACGTCGCGCTGCTCGGCGAGGGCCAGCCGCAGGGGGCGACCAGCCCGGCGCTGCAGGCGCTGGCGCAGCGGATCCAGGAAGGGGCGGTGGCGCAGGCGCTGCTGGATCGGGTCGGCGAGCGGCTGACCGGCTGCGATCTGGATCTGGGGCTGCAGACGCCGCTGTCGGCGCAGGAGACCGAGGCGATGCCGGGGCGGCGCCTGTCGGCCGGCTTCGGCAACCTGGCCGAGGCGATCCGCCAGGCGGTGGCGTTGTCGCTGCAGATCGCCGCCGACGTGCCGCACGTGGTCGCCGAGAACGACGAACTGGCGCGGCAGTCCCAGACCCAGCTGGATGCGCTGCAGACCGTGCTGGGCACCACCCGGCAGTTGCTGCAGAGCCTGCAGGAGATGGACCGCGACCTGCGCGCGGTGATCGCGGTGGCGGTCAGCGCCGACGACAGCGCCCGCCAGGGCGTGGAAGCGGCGCACAGCCTCGGCCAGGCGATGCAGGAGCTGGCGCGGCGTTCGGCGCGCGCCAACCAGGTCATCGAGGTGATCGATGCGGTCGCGTTCCAGACCAATATCCTCTCGATCAACGCCAGCATCGAAGCGGTGCATGCCGGCCCGGCCGGGCGCGGGTTCGCGGTGGTCGCCACCGAGATCCGGCAACTGGCCGACCGCGCCGCCACCGCGGCGCGCGACGTGCGCAGCATCATCGGCGAGACCGGTGCGGCGCTGCAGGATAGCGCCGCCTCGGCGCAGCGCACCGAACAGGTGCTGGGCGGCATCGGCGAGTTGCTCGGCCGCGCCAGTACGGCGATGGAGGCGGTGGCCGGCCGCATCGCCACGCAGAGCGGGGAGATCGGCGGCATCGGCCGCGCCGTGGAGCACGTGGTCGGGCTCAGCCGCAGCAATCTGCAGCACGCCGCGCAGGTGCTCCAGCGCAGCGCCGATCTGGCCGCCGGCAGCGAGACCCTGCACGACTGCGTGAACCTGTTCCGGCTGCCCGCCGATCCGATGCGGCAGCCACGGCATGCGCGCGTGCGCGATCTGGCGCAGGCGGCCGCGGTCAGCATCGGCCTGGCCCTGGAGGCCGCACTGGCGCGCGGACGGATCGGCGAGGATGCGCTGTTCTCCACCGAGTACGTGCCGATCCCCGGCATCGACCCGCCCAAGTACCGCACCGCGTTCGACGCGTTGTGCGACGAACTGTTGCCGCCGCTGCAGGAGCCGTTGCTGGCCGCGCATCCATGGATCGTGTTCGCGATCTGCGCCAACGTCGACGGCTATGTGCCGACCCACAATCTGCGCTTCAGCCAGCCGCTCAGCGGCGACCGCGCGCGCGATCTGGTCGGCAATCGCACCAAGCGCATCTTCGCCGACCGGGTCGGCCGCAACGTCGGCCGCCACACCGCGCCCTATCTGCTGCAGGTGTACCGGCGCGATACCGGGCAGATCCTGTTCGACCTGTCGGTGCCGGTGCATGTGCGCGGACGCCACTGGGGCGGCCTGCGCGTGGCCTACATGCTGGAATGAGCCGTCGCCCGCGCGCCGGCAAAAAAATGCCGCCGGGGTGCCGGCGGCAATGAGAGAGAGAGCGTGGATTCTTGTGCGTTCAGCCTAGGCCGGCCGCGTGGTCGCGGTTTGTCGCCGGCGGCAATCTGTGTCGCGGCGCTGACACATGGGCGCGGCGGCTGTGCTGGCGTTCAGCCCGCGCCGGTTGGCGGCCGGCGGCGGAAACGGGTCTAATAGCCGCAGAAGCGGGGGTACCGCGGCGCAGGCCGCGGTTGAGACAGTCCCTTCGAACCTGATCCGGCTGATACCGGCGTAGGGAAGCTTCGCAAGTCCGCTGGTGGCGCGTGCGCGTCCGTGGCGGGCCCGCGCCGCCGCTTCGTCCGAGATGCGAGTCCGCTCGCACCCGTCCCGCGTTCCCCCGCGGGTCACCCAACCAGGACGAACGCCGATGAACGCCGTACCCAACCCGCTGCAGCAGCAGACCGACACCTTGTCCGCGGCGGTGACCCGCCCGATCCCCGGTTCGCGCAAGATCTTCGTGCAGGGCTCGCGCGCCGACCTGCAGGTGCCGATGCGCGAGATCGCGCTGACCCGCACGCCCACCGTGTTCGGCGGCGAGGAGAACGCCCCCATCACCGTCTACGACACCTCCGGGCCCTACACCGACCCGCAGGCGCGGATCGATCTCGGTGCCGGCCTGGCGCCGCTGCGCGCGGCCTGGATCGCCGAGCGCGGCGACAGCGTGGCGCTGGCCGGGCTCAGTTCGCAGTTCGGCCGGGCGCGCGAGGACGATGCACGCCTGCAGGCGGTGCGCTTCCCCGCACGGCGCCTGCCGCGGCGCGCCCGCGATGGCGCCAACGTCACCCAGATGCATTACGCGCGGCGCGGCATCGTCACCCCGGAAATGGAATTCGTGGCGATCCGCGAGAACCAGCGCCTGCAGGACCTGCACGATGCGCAACTGCGCGTGCAGCATCCCGGCGAGGCGTTCGGCGCCGCGATCCCGCAGCAGATCACGCCCGAGTTCGTGCGCGACGAGATCGCCCGCGGCCGCGCCATCCTGCCGTGCAACATCAACCATCCGGAAAGCGAGCCGATGATCATCGGCCGCAACTTCCTGACCAAGATCAACGCCAACATCGGCAACAGCGCGGTCAGTTCCGGCATCGCCGAGGAAGTGGAGAAACTGGTGTGGGCGATCCGCTGGGGCGGGGACACGGTGATGGACCTGTCCACCGGCAAGCACATCCACGAGACCCGCGAGTGGATCGTGCGCAATTCGCCGGTGCCGATCGGCACCGTGCCGATCTACCAGGCGCTGGAGAAAGTGGACGGCCGCGCCGAGGAACTGACCTGGGAGATCTTCCGCGACACCCTGATCGAGCAGGCCGAACAAGGCGTGGACTACTTCACCATCCATGCCGGCGTGCTGCTGCGCTACGTGCCGCTGACCGCAAAACGCGTCACCGGCATCGTCTCGCGCGGCGGCTCGATCCTGGCCAAGTGGTGCCTGGCGCATCATCGCGAGAACTTCCTCTACACCCACTTCGAGGAAATCTGCGAGATCATGAAGGCCTACGACGTGGCCTTCTCGCTGGGCGACGGGTTGCGCCCGGGCTGCATCGCCGACGCCAACGACGCCGCCCAGTTCGGCGAACTGGAGACGCTGGGCGAGTTGACCAAGGTCGCCTGGAAGCACGACGTGCAGACCATGATCGAAGGCCCCGGCCACGTGCCGATGCAGTTGATCAAGCAGAACATGGACAAGCAACTGCGCGAGTGCGGCGAGGCGCCGTTCTACACGCTCGGGCCGCTGACCACCGACATCGCCCCGGGCTACGACCACATCACCTCGGCGATCGGCGCGGCGATGATCGGCTGGTTCGGCACCGCGATGCTGTGCTACGTCACGCCGAAGGAGCATCTGGGCCTGCCCAACCGCGCCGACGTGCGCGACGGCATCATGGCCTACAAGATCGCCGCGCACGCCGCGGACCTGGCCAAGGGCCACCCGGGTGCGCAGGTGCGCGACAACGCCCTGTCCAAGGCGCGCTTCGAGTTCCGCTGGGACGATCAGTTCCATCTCGGCCTGGATCCGGAGAAGGCGCGCGAGTTCCATGACGAGACCCTGCCCAAGGACGCGCACAAGCTGGCGCACTTCTGTTCGATGTGCGGGCCGCACTTCTGCTCGATGAAGATCACCCAGGACGTGCGCGACTACGCCGCCGAACACGGGGTCGACGCGGAGGCCGCGCTGCACGCCGGCATGGCGGAAAAATCGGCGCAGTTCCTGGCGGCCGGCGCGCAGGTGTACCGCGCCGAGTGATTTGTGGCGTCGGCGCGTGCGCACACGCGTCGGTCCAACGCCACGCCTGCCGTGCGCTCGCACGGCAGGTGCGGCCGGCATCTTCGGTCGTGACGACGGCGCCATGCACACGCCCGTCTATCATGCGCGCTGGTCGCCACAGGGAATGTCCCATGCTGCGCTATGCGTTCGCGCTGCGTCGCCATCCGTCCGCGCTGCTGCTCGGCGTGCAGTTGCTGGGCGTGCTGCTGTATCCCTGGATGGAGGACACGGCCGCCGGGCGCGCGCTGTTCGGTGCGTTCGGCATCGTGGTGCTGTCGCTGGCGCTCTGGGTGGTCAACCGCGGACCCACGGCACTGTGGATCGCCTGTTGCCTGGCGCTGCCGTCGGTGGCGCTGTCGATCGCCGCGGCCCTGCTCGGCAATCCGGCGATGACCGCCTGGGCGCAGCTGCTGGAAAGCCTGCTGTACTTCTATACCGCCGGCAGCCTGATCGCCTACATGCTGCAGGACCATGTGGTCACCCGCGACGAACTGTATGCCGCCGGTGCCACCTTCACGCTGCTGGCCTGGGCCTTCGCGTTCGTCTTCGCGGTGTGCCAGCAATGGTGGCCGGGCAGCTTCACCGCGGCCGTGGACGCGTCCTCGCCACGCACCTGGATGGAACTGCTGTACTTGAGCTTCAGCGTGCTTTCCGGCGTGGGCCTGAGCGACGTGGTGCCGGTGCAGCCGTTCGCGCGGGCGCTGGTGATGCTCGAACAGTTCGCAGGGGTGATGTACATCGCCCTGGTGGTATCGCGGCTGATTGGGCTCAGCGTCACACGCCACATGAAAGCGTGAACGTGGCGTAAAAAAAGCGCGCCCAGGGGCGCGCAGTCATGGAGCGATTATGTGAATTTCGTCGGCGGAGAGAGAGCCTGAATGCGTCGTCGCGGTTGGCGGCGGCGATGACTAGAGTAGAATCCGGTGACATGTCGCGCTTGGCGACATCCGCTGCCTCGTTTTGCCGAGTTTGCTCGTTGGCTCCCGCCGCGGGGCCACGCGTGGCCGCGTTGCCGCCGCATCTGCGGCATTTCCGTCACGGCGTTTTCCTTGTTGTCCAACATGTCGTTTCCATCGTCCGCCATACC
This genomic stretch from Xanthomonas sacchari harbors:
- a CDS encoding threonine dehydratase; the protein is MSDAGRPAQEPDVGHVAVSVADVLAAQARLRRYLSPTPVHYAERFGVWLKLENLQRTGSYKVRGALNALLAGLERGDERAVICASAGNHAQGVAWAAHRLGVQAITVMPHGAPQTKIAGVAHWGATVRQHGNSYDEAFAFARELAEQNGYRFLSAFDDPDVIAGQGTVGIELAAHAPDVVIVPIGGGGLASGVALALRSQGVRVVGAQVEGVDSMARAIRGDVRAVDPVPTLADGVKVKIPGFITRRLCASLLDDVVIVREAELRETLVRLALEEHVIAEGAGALALAAGRRVAGKRKCAVVSGGNIDAGVLATLLSEVRPRPPRKPRRRSAERLRSQRPAPPAPARIAPSPHPHPQATAAVEEPIW
- a CDS encoding ACT domain-containing protein; translated protein: MRYQLDLVLKPIDGALLRAIGMAERRGFAPISISGAPVAEDAGRWHLQLVVDGNRPGETLRLQMEKVYDCESVRVTALDGVA
- the ilvG gene encoding acetolactate synthase 2 catalytic subunit, with the protein product MNSSAHGTPRNGARWLTQALEAEGVDTLFGYPGGTIMPFYDALVDSQLKHILVRHEQGAALAANGYARASGRVGVCVATSGPGASNLVTGIADAMLDSVPMICLTGQVATPLLGTDAFQELDVFGLTLPIVKHSFLVRHVDDLPQVLRDAFRIAREGRPGPVLIDLPKDVQLADAAHLPAHVPAAVPTPPAPQDAVLAEALAAIAGAEKPVIYGGGGIALGDAVDAFRQFVEATRIPTVLTLRGLGALPHAHPHYLGMLGMHGTRAANMAVQESDLLIVVGARFDDRATGKLAEFAPFARVIHLDADACEISKLRQADIAVPGDVAQSLRALAAATSTCEPWHARCVAHREKFGARYDAPGQDIYAPGLLKRLSELAPADTVIACDVGQHQMWVAQHCRFNHPRNHLTSGALGTMGFGLPAAMGAQFACPDRTVVLVSGDGSFMMNVQELVTIARCKLPVKIVLLDNSSLGMVRQWQELFFAERYSEIDLSDNPDFAALAQVFGIPAKRITARGQVDDALAELLAQPGPALLHVAIDARANVWPLVPPNTANSTMLESNPATQRQETTHALPA
- the ilvC gene encoding ketol-acid reductoisomerase; this translates as MTSSAQPTTKIAIVGYGSQGRAHALNLRESGFDVTIGLRAGGPTEAKAQADGFVVKSPAEAVKDADLVAVLTPDMVQKKLYEEVLAPNMKQGACLLFAHGLNVHFDMIKPRADLDVVLVAPKGPGALVRREYEIGRGVPCIWAVYQDKSGKAEQFALEYAAGLGGARANLIKTTFKEETETDLFGEQAVLCGGASSLVQAGFEVLVEAGYQPEIAYYEVLHELKLIVDLFYEGGITRMLEFVSETAQYGDYVSGPRVIDAATKERMRDVLTDIQNGTFTKNWVAEYDAGLPNYKKFKQADLDHPIETVGKQLRAKMVWLNGDAAAAPAAGGTKAA
- the ggt gene encoding gamma-glutamyltransferase, giving the protein MSVSLPSLARLALALALATSLPAQAADRITGQPFATRSEVIAPHAMAATSQPLATQVALDTMRDGGSAVDAAIAANAALGLMEPTGNGVGGDLFAIVWDPKTQKLYGYNGSGRSPKALTLAEFQRRGLKEIPATGPLPVSVPGAVDGWFALHERFGRRTMAQNLAPAIRYARDGHPVAETIAYYWGLSVPRLSQYPGFKEQFTIDGRAPRKGELWKNPNLANTLQQIADGGRDAFYKGPIARTIDAYFKANGGFLRYEDLASHHGEWVEPVSTNYRGYDVWELPPNSQGIAALQMLNILEGYDFSRIPFGSAEHVHLFTEAKKLAFADRARFYADPAFQPAPLARLISKDYAAQRRALISMDRALKQVQPGTPKQLEEGDTIYLTVADADGMMVSLIQSNYRGMGSGMAPPRLGFILQDRGEMFVLQKDHPNGYAPGKRPFQTIIPAFVTKDGKPWLSFGVMGGAMQPQGHVQILMNLIDFHMNLQEAGDAPRIQHDGSTEPTGQATAMRDGGELNLETGFSYDTIRALMRKGHRVIFADGPYGGYQAIARDPDSGVYYGASESRKDGQAAGY
- a CDS encoding methyl-accepting chemotaxis protein; the protein is MALFSRSPDADAAPVAGLPDAPIALLRLEPDGRVSAANRAALDLLGVPAETLLGAASEAVWGLPLSALVDSEGSWQAPGGDPARRVRYQRDRDRGGQGWLLSLPHPETAALLRDVALLGEGQPQGATSPALQALAQRIQEGAVAQALLDRVGERLTGCDLDLGLQTPLSAQETEAMPGRRLSAGFGNLAEAIRQAVALSLQIAADVPHVVAENDELARQSQTQLDALQTVLGTTRQLLQSLQEMDRDLRAVIAVAVSADDSARQGVEAAHSLGQAMQELARRSARANQVIEVIDAVAFQTNILSINASIEAVHAGPAGRGFAVVATEIRQLADRAATAARDVRSIIGETGAALQDSAASAQRTEQVLGGIGELLGRASTAMEAVAGRIATQSGEIGGIGRAVEHVVGLSRSNLQHAAQVLQRSADLAAGSETLHDCVNLFRLPADPMRQPRHARVRDLAQAAAVSIGLALEAALARGRIGEDALFSTEYVPIPGIDPPKYRTAFDALCDELLPPLQEPLLAAHPWIVFAICANVDGYVPTHNLRFSQPLSGDRARDLVGNRTKRIFADRVGRNVGRHTAPYLLQVYRRDTGQILFDLSVPVHVRGRHWGGLRVAYMLE
- the thiC gene encoding phosphomethylpyrimidine synthase ThiC, whose product is MNAVPNPLQQQTDTLSAAVTRPIPGSRKIFVQGSRADLQVPMREIALTRTPTVFGGEENAPITVYDTSGPYTDPQARIDLGAGLAPLRAAWIAERGDSVALAGLSSQFGRAREDDARLQAVRFPARRLPRRARDGANVTQMHYARRGIVTPEMEFVAIRENQRLQDLHDAQLRVQHPGEAFGAAIPQQITPEFVRDEIARGRAILPCNINHPESEPMIIGRNFLTKINANIGNSAVSSGIAEEVEKLVWAIRWGGDTVMDLSTGKHIHETREWIVRNSPVPIGTVPIYQALEKVDGRAEELTWEIFRDTLIEQAEQGVDYFTIHAGVLLRYVPLTAKRVTGIVSRGGSILAKWCLAHHRENFLYTHFEEICEIMKAYDVAFSLGDGLRPGCIADANDAAQFGELETLGELTKVAWKHDVQTMIEGPGHVPMQLIKQNMDKQLRECGEAPFYTLGPLTTDIAPGYDHITSAIGAAMIGWFGTAMLCYVTPKEHLGLPNRADVRDGIMAYKIAAHAADLAKGHPGAQVRDNALSKARFEFRWDDQFHLGLDPEKAREFHDETLPKDAHKLAHFCSMCGPHFCSMKITQDVRDYAAEHGVDAEAALHAGMAEKSAQFLAAGAQVYRAE